The Bacillaceae bacterium S4-13-56 genome segment AGGCTGATCAAATGAACGCCAAGAAAGCACTTAAGATGTAGGGATAATTTCTAAAAGATAATTCCAAAAAAGGAAGTAGAAGAGGCGCACCCTAGGGAACGCCTCTTCTATAGGAATAACTACGCGTAAAAAAGTTTAGCTGTTATTTCTTATGATCACATAGGTGTGACTAATCATTGGATGATCTTATTAGTAGCCTACATAAGCAGTTCCAACGATGATTAACAAGATGAACAACACTACAATTAACGCAAAGCCACCGCCATATCCGTAACTCATAGAGTAAGTCACCTCCTAATGCAGGATCATTATATACTATGTCGATATATCTCTTTTGGAAGGACATTCAACCATTTTTATAAAAAATAGGT includes the following:
- a CDS encoding YjcZ family sporulation protein, with the protein product MSYGYGGGFALIVVLFILLIIVGTAYVGY